A single window of Nocardia sp. NBC_01327 DNA harbors:
- a CDS encoding type IV toxin-antitoxin system AbiEi family antitoxin domain-containing protein, whose amino-acid sequence MAGIPAAEPDPEHGWQALQELAGRHAGYFTTRQVLHTGCESHIRDGLRDGSVVRAGVGLLRLGRWPDGPLDEYAMWSAWFDGAAAVSHHSAAELHGLGRLRPRFVHMSARIGRFPLSPRLVVLRRSFARKDVESAGTFLVTTPLRTVLDLAEAGIGQTALDEVVADAVAIHRCARAEIRSASTALPPVTAARLHRALTRV is encoded by the coding sequence ATGGCTGGGATTCCCGCAGCGGAGCCGGACCCGGAACACGGCTGGCAGGCGCTACAAGAGTTGGCCGGACGGCATGCCGGGTATTTCACCACCCGTCAGGTGCTGCACACGGGGTGTGAGTCCCATATCCGGGACGGGTTGCGGGACGGTTCGGTGGTCCGGGCGGGCGTGGGTCTGCTGCGCCTCGGGCGCTGGCCGGACGGGCCGCTCGACGAGTACGCCATGTGGTCGGCCTGGTTCGACGGTGCGGCCGCCGTATCCCATCACAGTGCCGCTGAACTGCACGGACTCGGACGGCTGCGGCCGCGCTTCGTGCATATGTCGGCGCGGATCGGCCGCTTCCCGCTCTCACCCCGCCTGGTGGTGCTGCGGCGGAGTTTCGCCCGCAAGGATGTGGAGTCGGCGGGCACGTTCCTGGTGACGACGCCGCTGCGCACCGTGCTGGATCTGGCCGAGGCCGGGATCGGGCAGACGGCGCTCGACGAGGTCGTCGCCGATGCGGTGGCCATTCATCGCTGTGCGCGCGCCGAAATCCGTTCCGCCAGTACGGCACTCCCGCCCGTGACCGCCGCCCGGCTGCACCGCGCTCTCACTCGTGTCTGA
- a CDS encoding LmeA family phospholipid-binding protein: MSSNPTSGDAKNVPSETGAEPADGTAAEHPGAANYGIPGGAAELGKQPGTPATGEPPTEVIGGAPYPAGAGGSADATQVLHDDATQVLHDRGAAQGPAAQPAEWWQGETAQAGAHNTGPHPTAVLGNHGTEALSPGEAAAYAAGAGSIPGGSQQPPFTPPPTANAGGGQGGSPGNRRSRRTLFVVIGLVLVLVVVGALAGGEAYARNKVGNCISSQFEQQMGSKIDVSFGAKPMLLTMIDNKVGSVTVDSDDTKFGPAVGMTVHATFHDIELQDGGKAGGTIGSSEAQVTWSNDGIVKTLGGLVSAAASDPSAGTLSFTVLGGLAQLQVKPKVVGDKVEVETMSASFLGIGLPTDLVSGIVDLMTQSLQSYPMGLKPTGVAVTQDGLKVSLQGGPTTLQTTDDKGKTQNITC; the protein is encoded by the coding sequence ATGAGTTCGAACCCCACCTCGGGCGACGCCAAGAACGTCCCCTCGGAAACCGGCGCGGAACCCGCGGACGGCACCGCGGCCGAACACCCCGGCGCTGCCAATTACGGGATCCCCGGCGGCGCAGCCGAACTCGGCAAGCAGCCCGGCACACCTGCGACCGGTGAACCTCCGACCGAGGTCATCGGCGGCGCCCCCTATCCGGCGGGTGCGGGCGGGTCTGCCGACGCCACTCAGGTGCTGCACGACGACGCCACTCAGGTACTCCACGACCGGGGCGCGGCCCAGGGCCCCGCGGCGCAGCCCGCCGAATGGTGGCAGGGCGAAACCGCGCAGGCCGGAGCGCACAACACCGGCCCTCATCCGACCGCGGTACTGGGCAACCACGGCACCGAAGCGCTCAGCCCGGGCGAGGCCGCCGCCTATGCGGCGGGCGCGGGCTCGATCCCCGGCGGTTCCCAGCAGCCGCCGTTCACACCGCCGCCCACCGCGAATGCGGGAGGCGGACAGGGTGGTTCGCCCGGTAACCGCCGCAGTCGCCGGACCCTCTTCGTCGTGATCGGCCTGGTGCTGGTGCTGGTCGTGGTCGGCGCCCTGGCCGGTGGCGAGGCGTATGCCCGAAACAAGGTGGGCAACTGCATCAGTTCGCAGTTCGAGCAGCAGATGGGCTCCAAGATCGACGTATCGTTCGGCGCGAAACCCATGCTGCTCACCATGATCGACAACAAGGTCGGCTCGGTGACGGTCGACAGCGACGACACCAAATTCGGCCCCGCGGTCGGCATGACCGTGCACGCCACCTTCCACGACATCGAACTGCAGGACGGCGGCAAGGCCGGCGGCACCATCGGCAGCTCCGAGGCCCAGGTCACCTGGAGCAATGACGGCATCGTGAAGACGCTGGGCGGCTTGGTTTCCGCGGCCGCCTCCGATCCCTCGGCCGGCACGCTGAGCTTCACCGTGCTGGGCGGACTGGCCCAATTGCAGGTCAAGCCGAAGGTGGTCGGCGACAAGGTCGAGGTCGAGACCATGTCGGCGTCGTTCCTCGGCATCGGCCTGCCCACCGATCTGGTCTCGGGCATCGTGGATCTCATGACGCAGAGCCTGCAGTCCTACCCGATGGGGTTGAAGCCCACCGGCGTGGCGGTCACCCAGGACGGGCTGAAGGTCAGCCTGCAGGGCGGCCCCACCACCCTGCAGACCACCGACGACAAGGGCAAGACGCAGAACATCACCTGCTGA
- the deoC gene encoding deoxyribose-phosphate aldolase has product MTEISRRDVAAMIDHTLLAPEATGQEVDALIEEARELGVLAICVSPSMLPVRAPGLVVATVAGFPSGKHHSLVKGAEARLAVDQGANEVDMVIDIAAARAEDYNAVLADIITVRESMGDRTVLKVIIESAALSDAQIVGVCRVAEQAGANFVKTSTGFHPAGGASAHAVRLMAETVGGRLGVKASGGIRTAAAAADMIAAGATRLGLSRSREVLQGFPA; this is encoded by the coding sequence ATGACAGAGATTTCTCGTCGAGACGTGGCCGCGATGATCGACCACACCCTGCTGGCGCCGGAAGCGACCGGTCAGGAAGTCGACGCGCTGATCGAAGAGGCGCGTGAGCTGGGCGTGCTGGCGATCTGCGTCTCGCCGTCCATGCTGCCGGTGCGGGCGCCCGGCCTGGTGGTGGCGACCGTCGCGGGTTTTCCGTCCGGCAAACATCATTCGCTGGTGAAGGGCGCCGAGGCCAGGCTGGCGGTCGATCAGGGCGCGAACGAGGTGGACATGGTGATCGATATCGCCGCCGCCCGCGCCGAGGACTACAACGCGGTGCTCGCCGACATCATCACCGTGCGCGAGTCCATGGGGGACCGGACCGTGCTCAAGGTGATCATCGAATCGGCGGCGCTGAGCGATGCGCAGATCGTGGGCGTGTGCCGGGTCGCCGAACAGGCGGGCGCGAATTTCGTGAAGACCTCCACCGGTTTCCATCCGGCGGGCGGCGCCAGTGCGCACGCGGTGCGGCTGATGGCGGAGACGGTCGGCGGGCGGCTCGGGGTCAAGGCCAGCGGCGGTATCCGCACCGCGGCGGCGGCGGCGGACATGATCGCCGCCGGCGCCACGCGGTTGGGCCTGTCGCGTTCTCGTGAAGTGCTGCAGGGGTTTCCGGCCTGA
- a CDS encoding GNAT family N-acetyltransferase, with the protein MLIRRERTSDLAAIDAVHRSAFADHYANAGGGHRFDHATTRPEPPEIDLVRRLRDHSGWMPTLSMVAELHDDIVGHVCLTRAAVGPFPVLALGPIGVRADAQADGVGSALMHAVLGAADALDEPLVGLVGHLDYYPRFGFAPGPRLGIVPDRSDWTSHFQIRVLTAYDPEIKGEFHYADPFYDG; encoded by the coding sequence GTGCTGATCCGTCGTGAACGAACCAGCGACCTCGCCGCGATCGACGCGGTGCATCGCAGCGCCTTCGCCGACCACTACGCGAACGCCGGCGGCGGGCATCGGTTCGACCATGCCACCACCCGCCCCGAACCACCGGAGATCGATCTGGTCCGGCGGCTGCGTGATCACTCCGGCTGGATGCCGACCCTGTCCATGGTGGCCGAACTGCACGACGACATCGTCGGTCACGTCTGCCTCACCCGCGCGGCCGTCGGCCCGTTCCCGGTGCTCGCCCTCGGCCCGATCGGCGTCCGCGCCGACGCCCAGGCCGACGGCGTCGGCTCCGCCCTCATGCACGCCGTCCTCGGCGCCGCCGACGCCCTGGACGAGCCGCTGGTCGGCCTCGTGGGCCACCTCGACTACTACCCCCGCTTCGGCTTCGCCCCCGGCCCCCGCCTCGGCATCGTGCCCGACCGGTCCGATTGGACCTCGCACTTCCAGATCCGCGTACTCACCGCCTACGACCCCGAGATCAAGGGCGAATTCCACTACGCCGACCCCTTCTACGACGGCTGA
- the purU gene encoding formyltetrahydrofolate deformylase: protein MSSTPGDLDDRRYVLTLGCPDRPGIIARITSFIADFGGSIVEAGYHSDPDIGWFFTRQAIKAGTVPFGLDELRDRFTTVAGELGPETEWQVHDSGERRRAVLLVSKDGHCLHDLLGRASSGELPATIEAVIGNHPDLAGMTEAHGVKFHYVPFPKDPAERGPAFEQVRELVDAHDPHAVVLARFMQVLPRELCEHWAGKALNIHHSFLPSFVGARPYHQAFARGVKLIGATCHYVTPELDAGPILEQDVTRIDHADTVHDMVRQGRDIERVVLARGLRWHLEGRILVHGRRTVVFS from the coding sequence ATGAGCTCCACCCCTGGCGACCTCGATGATCGTCGTTACGTGCTGACCCTGGGCTGCCCGGACCGTCCCGGCATCATTGCCCGCATCACCTCGTTCATCGCCGATTTCGGCGGGTCGATCGTGGAGGCCGGCTATCACTCCGATCCGGATATCGGCTGGTTCTTCACCCGGCAGGCCATCAAAGCCGGCACTGTTCCGTTCGGACTCGACGAACTGCGGGATCGGTTCACCACCGTCGCCGGCGAACTGGGCCCGGAAACCGAATGGCAGGTGCACGATTCGGGCGAGCGCCGCCGCGCGGTGCTGCTGGTCAGCAAGGACGGGCACTGCCTGCACGATCTGCTGGGCCGCGCGAGCAGCGGGGAACTGCCCGCCACCATCGAGGCCGTCATCGGCAACCACCCCGACCTCGCGGGCATGACCGAGGCACACGGCGTCAAGTTTCACTACGTGCCGTTCCCGAAGGATCCGGCCGAGCGCGGGCCCGCCTTCGAGCAGGTGCGCGAACTGGTCGACGCGCACGATCCGCACGCGGTGGTGCTGGCCCGGTTCATGCAGGTGCTGCCACGGGAGCTGTGCGAGCACTGGGCGGGCAAGGCGCTCAATATCCACCACAGCTTCCTGCCGTCCTTCGTGGGCGCGCGCCCGTACCACCAGGCCTTCGCGCGCGGCGTGAAGCTGATCGGCGCGACCTGCCACTATGTGACCCCGGAGCTCGACGCGGGACCGATTCTCGAACAGGACGTCACCCGCATCGATCACGCCGACACCGTGCACGACATGGTGCGCCAAGGGCGCGATATCGAACGCGTGGTGCTGGCCCGCGGACTGCGCTGGCATCTCGAGGGCCGCATTCTGGTGCACGGCCGCCGCACCGTCGTCTTCTCCTGA
- a CDS encoding alpha/beta fold hydrolase, with the protein MLVKLPEAGADMVTAPFRAGLRSRVYETASLNTPRPADIIPVTTRDGARLRVHAYGPADGEVIVLAHGWSCAIEYWNPQINAFAGEYRVYAYDQRGHGESESGRRAFGADQLADDFSDVLDAVLRPGQRATLVGHSMGGMTIQAWAQRYPHQVAQRASAVLLATTAARRIPNRATVLPVFNDLIPAPDWLSLALFGTPLPLPGGRAVRLIAKHRLCNAAATADQVDFGMSIVRSCRPSTRAAVARSLLHLDLHGAAAHLTVPTSVVAGSYDKLLPEEHSREIADTLADSGYLDRYLILPTGHLVNIEAADAFNAELARVIRAGRRGMVAAAG; encoded by the coding sequence ATGCTGGTGAAGCTGCCCGAGGCGGGCGCAGACATGGTGACCGCCCCCTTCCGCGCCGGACTCCGGTCCCGCGTCTACGAGACCGCGTCGCTGAATACTCCGCGACCGGCCGACATCATCCCGGTCACCACCCGTGACGGCGCCCGCCTGCGGGTGCACGCCTACGGCCCCGCCGACGGTGAGGTCATCGTGCTGGCGCACGGCTGGTCCTGTGCCATCGAATACTGGAACCCGCAGATCAACGCGTTCGCCGGGGAATACCGGGTGTACGCCTACGATCAGCGCGGCCACGGCGAAAGCGAAAGCGGCCGCAGGGCTTTCGGCGCCGACCAGCTCGCCGACGACTTCTCCGATGTCCTGGACGCGGTGCTGCGCCCCGGTCAGCGCGCGACGCTCGTCGGGCACAGCATGGGCGGCATGACCATTCAGGCGTGGGCACAGCGCTATCCGCACCAGGTCGCGCAGCGGGCCTCCGCGGTACTGCTGGCCACCACCGCGGCGCGGCGAATCCCCAACCGTGCCACCGTGCTTCCGGTCTTCAATGATCTGATTCCGGCGCCGGACTGGCTGTCGCTGGCGCTGTTCGGCACCCCGCTGCCGCTGCCCGGTGGCCGTGCCGTGCGACTGATCGCCAAGCACCGGCTGTGCAATGCCGCCGCGACCGCCGATCAGGTCGATTTCGGTATGTCGATCGTCCGGTCCTGCCGTCCGTCGACCCGCGCCGCGGTCGCCCGCAGCCTGCTGCACCTCGACTTGCACGGCGCCGCAGCTCATTTGACGGTGCCGACCAGCGTGGTCGCCGGTTCCTACGACAAGCTGCTGCCGGAGGAGCACTCCCGCGAAATCGCCGACACCCTGGCCGATTCCGGTTATCTCGACCGCTACCTCATCCTGCCCACCGGACACCTGGTGAACATCGAGGCCGCGGATGCCTTCAATGCCGAACTCGCCCGGGTCATCCGGGCGGGCCGCCGCGGAATGGTCGCCGCCGCGGGCTGA
- a CDS encoding alpha/beta fold hydrolase produces the protein MRATLPNRADLTQWVRNRVRAHRADLRTRTYANADLNPPAGPYEVVPVTTTDGAHLRVHAYGPADGDVLVLVHGWTCCLEYWNPQINAFAGDYRVIAYDVRGHGESDLGTAPLTTDLLADDLEAVLDAALAPGRRAVIVGHSLGGMTLQAWAGRYPEQVRRRALAVLLTNSSAGQLIAETTVLPFYNRGKLRLPFLVGLLGLSLPIAFPPIAPVKWIFRRQVMSLDATGDIAEFAQNIVRSCPALVRARFGTLLSHLDVGRGAANLTVPTSVIAGSADFMTPVVHAERIAELLTEAGSLDGFHILPTGHLGNVEAYREFNEELARVAGTAFGTAQRVVGA, from the coding sequence ATGCGGGCAACGCTGCCTAATAGAGCGGACCTCACCCAGTGGGTCCGGAACCGGGTGCGAGCGCACCGTGCCGACCTGCGGACTCGGACCTACGCGAATGCGGATCTGAATCCGCCCGCGGGTCCGTACGAGGTCGTTCCCGTCACCACCACCGACGGAGCGCACCTGCGGGTGCATGCCTACGGTCCTGCCGACGGCGATGTCCTCGTGCTGGTGCACGGCTGGACCTGCTGCCTCGAGTACTGGAATCCGCAGATCAACGCCTTCGCCGGCGACTACCGCGTCATCGCCTACGACGTGCGCGGGCACGGTGAGAGCGATCTGGGCACGGCCCCGCTCACCACCGATCTGCTCGCCGACGATCTCGAAGCCGTGCTGGACGCCGCCCTGGCGCCCGGCCGCCGCGCGGTCATCGTGGGCCACAGCCTCGGCGGCATGACGCTGCAGGCCTGGGCCGGGCGGTATCCGGAGCAGGTGCGGCGGCGCGCGCTCGCGGTGCTGCTCACCAATAGTTCTGCGGGACAGCTCATTGCCGAGACCACGGTGCTGCCGTTCTACAACCGCGGCAAGTTGCGGCTGCCGTTCCTGGTGGGGCTGCTCGGTCTGAGCCTGCCCATCGCGTTCCCGCCGATCGCGCCGGTGAAGTGGATATTCCGCCGGCAGGTCATGAGTCTGGATGCGACGGGCGATATCGCCGAATTCGCGCAGAACATCGTGCGGTCCTGCCCGGCGCTGGTGCGCGCGCGGTTCGGCACGCTGCTGTCGCATCTGGATGTGGGGCGCGGTGCGGCGAATCTGACCGTGCCGACCTCCGTCATCGCCGGTTCCGCCGACTTCATGACGCCGGTGGTGCACGCGGAGCGGATCGCCGAATTGCTCACCGAGGCAGGCAGTCTGGATGGTTTTCACATTCTGCCGACCGGTCACCTCGGCAATGTCGAGGCCTACCGGGAGTTCAACGAGGAGCTCGCACGGGTGGCCGGCACGGCGTTCGGAACGGCGCAGCGGGTCGTCGGCGCCTGA
- a CDS encoding DUF2516 family protein, whose protein sequence is MSGVMGIPGFILSALLLCELGMVVFALVHAIRQRSDAFPAVDKLTKPVWLAILVASLGGLLLTRNPVNILSIAAIVATGVYLADVRPKVDEVQRGPRW, encoded by the coding sequence CTGTCGGGGGTGATGGGAATTCCCGGATTCATTTTGTCGGCCTTGTTGCTGTGCGAGCTCGGAATGGTGGTGTTCGCGCTGGTTCATGCGATACGCCAGCGCTCGGATGCCTTCCCGGCCGTGGACAAGCTGACCAAGCCGGTGTGGCTGGCGATTCTGGTCGCCTCGCTCGGTGGATTGCTGCTGACGCGGAACCCGGTGAACATCTTGAGCATTGCCGCGATCGTCGCCACGGGTGTCTATCTGGCCGATGTGCGGCCCAAAGTGGACGAGGTCCAGCGCGGGCCACGCTGGTAG
- a CDS encoding heparin-binding hemagglutinin has protein sequence MTETNLTTTVTKPLYATVGAGDAIYASVLDTVEKVRTRAAAVDVSGRVEEARERFANLPADLQEQVEVVRQRISALPSELPEDLAELREKATPEELRKLVDQYYHQLIDLYADLAARGEETVEKLKANPTFEERFEQVETLYTDLVTQAQDVFGKVSDQVAPLLGVAKDAAAEVEEAVDAEVVAVTTEAEPVVPAPAKKAPAKKAPAKKAAAPAAKK, from the coding sequence ATGACCGAAACGAACTTGACCACCACCGTCACCAAGCCGCTCTACGCGACCGTCGGTGCAGGTGACGCCATCTACGCGTCGGTTCTCGACACCGTCGAGAAGGTCCGCACCCGGGCCGCCGCCGTGGACGTCTCCGGCCGCGTCGAAGAGGCCCGCGAGCGCTTCGCCAACCTGCCCGCCGACCTGCAGGAGCAGGTCGAGGTCGTTCGCCAGCGCATCTCCGCGCTGCCGTCCGAACTGCCGGAGGACCTGGCCGAGCTGCGTGAGAAGGCCACCCCCGAGGAGCTGCGCAAGCTCGTCGATCAGTACTACCACCAGCTGATCGACCTCTACGCCGACCTGGCCGCCCGCGGCGAGGAGACCGTCGAGAAGCTGAAGGCCAACCCGACCTTCGAAGAGCGTTTCGAGCAGGTCGAGACCCTGTACACCGACCTGGTCACCCAGGCGCAGGATGTCTTCGGCAAGGTTTCCGACCAGGTCGCCCCGCTGCTGGGTGTCGCCAAGGACGCGGCCGCCGAGGTCGAAGAGGCCGTTGATGCCGAGGTCGTCGCCGTGACCACCGAGGCCGAGCCCGTCGTGCCGGCGCCGGCCAAGAAGGCGCCCGCGAAGAAGGCTCCGGCCAAGAAGGCCGCCGCGCCTGCTGCCAAGAAGTAA